In Paenibacillus guangzhouensis, a single window of DNA contains:
- a CDS encoding c-type cytochrome, translating to MKVHKLRTIGAALMLGTALLVLSACGSSGGSAKTEATVEGPEATVTLFKQKCMSCHAADLSGRMGPDTNLTKVGAKMTKEEIVTQIAEGSNKMPAFKKMLEQQEIEQLADWLSTKK from the coding sequence GTGAAAGTACATAAGTTACGCACGATCGGCGCTGCCCTGATGCTCGGCACGGCACTGCTCGTCCTCTCCGCATGCGGCTCAAGCGGCGGCTCGGCGAAGACTGAAGCGACCGTGGAAGGACCGGAAGCGACCGTGACGCTGTTCAAGCAAAAATGTATGAGCTGCCATGCCGCAGACCTATCCGGCCGGATGGGCCCTGACACCAACTTAACGAAGGTTGGCGCGAAGATGACGAAGGAAGAGATCGTCACCCAAATTGCAGAGGGCAGCAATAAAATGCCTGCGTTCAAAAAAATGCTCGAGCAGCAAGAAATTGAGCAATTGGCAGACTGGTTATCGACCAAAAAATAA
- the bioA gene encoding adenosylmethionine--8-amino-7-oxononanoate transaminase produces the protein MDLQHKQELLAKDRAYVWHPFTQMKDYAEQDHLLITRAQGIELFDAEGKSYYDTVSSWWCNVHGHGNPRIKAAIQRQLDQFDHIMFSGLTHQPGIELAEKLVHITPEGLSKVFYSDNGSTAVEVAIKMSFQYWQQIGRKAKTGFVFMENSYHGDTIGAVSVGGVDLYHAMFKPLLFGAHRVPSPDVRVLGSGRTPEREAALVADALEAVRALFQERADTLAGIIVEPMIQAAGGMVIYPAAYLAGLRELCAQYDVHLIADEVATGFGRTGTMFACEHAGISPDILCVSKGLTAGIMPLAATLCREEVYAAFYDDYATQKTFFHGHSFTGNPVACAVALESLRLFEEEGVLEQSHRAAAELSLQLRTFESLPQVADVRQIGMIAAMDLYQDAASRTPFASETRIGNQIYQAGLDEGLILRPLGDTIYYWLPLSTTPEQVAEITERTIRVFRRVFANM, from the coding sequence ATGGATTTACAACATAAACAAGAACTGCTCGCGAAAGACCGCGCCTACGTCTGGCATCCCTTCACGCAAATGAAGGATTATGCCGAGCAGGATCATCTATTAATTACGCGAGCACAAGGGATCGAACTCTTCGATGCCGAAGGAAAATCATACTACGACACGGTGTCCTCCTGGTGGTGCAATGTACATGGGCACGGCAACCCACGGATCAAAGCAGCCATCCAGCGTCAGCTCGACCAATTCGACCACATCATGTTCAGTGGTCTGACGCATCAGCCCGGCATCGAACTCGCCGAGAAGCTGGTACATATTACGCCGGAAGGACTCAGCAAAGTGTTTTACTCCGACAACGGCTCGACAGCGGTGGAAGTCGCGATCAAGATGTCCTTCCAATATTGGCAGCAGATCGGACGCAAAGCGAAGACGGGCTTCGTCTTCATGGAGAACAGCTATCACGGCGATACGATCGGTGCCGTGAGCGTAGGCGGCGTCGATCTCTACCACGCGATGTTCAAGCCGCTACTCTTCGGCGCGCATCGCGTCCCTTCCCCGGACGTACGCGTGCTCGGCAGCGGACGGACCCCTGAGCGCGAAGCCGCCCTCGTGGCGGACGCGCTGGAAGCCGTGCGCGCGCTGTTCCAGGAGCGCGCGGACACACTAGCAGGAATCATCGTGGAACCGATGATTCAAGCGGCAGGCGGCATGGTGATCTACCCCGCCGCCTATCTTGCCGGACTGCGCGAGCTATGCGCGCAGTACGATGTCCACCTCATTGCCGATGAGGTGGCCACAGGGTTTGGGCGAACCGGCACGATGTTCGCCTGCGAGCACGCGGGCATTAGCCCCGACATCCTGTGCGTCAGCAAAGGATTGACGGCGGGCATCATGCCCCTCGCGGCGACGCTCTGCCGCGAAGAGGTCTATGCGGCGTTCTATGATGATTACGCCACGCAGAAGACATTCTTCCACGGCCACAGCTTCACGGGGAACCCTGTCGCTTGTGCCGTCGCCTTGGAGAGCCTTCGCTTATTCGAAGAAGAAGGCGTGCTCGAGCAGTCTCATCGCGCAGCGGCTGAGCTGTCATTGCAGCTGCGCACGTTCGAATCATTGCCACAGGTGGCCGATGTGCGTCAGATCGGTATGATCGCTGCAATGGACCTCTACCAAGATGCGGCAAGCCGAACGCCTTTTGCGTCTGAGACGCGCATCGGCAATCAGATCTATCAAGCCGGACTTGATGAGGGCTTAATCCTGCGTCCGCTCGGCGATACGATCTATTACTGGCTGCCACTCAGCACGACGCCGGAGCAAGTGGCGGAGATTACCGAACGAACCATACGCGTATTCAGACGCGTATTCGCTAACATGTAA
- the queG gene encoding tRNA epoxyqueuosine(34) reductase QueG, which produces MTDSSNTDVPGSAQRWAQLKSDIQEAATSLGIDSIGFASADPFTTLKDRLIAHRAKGHESGFEEKDLDKRTTPSLLFDRPKSIIAIAVAYPSKLVDPPKSEPGAYRGILARSSWGRDYHHVLRDRLKRLETFIAERVPEARMESMVDTGALSDRAVAERAGIGWSAKNCSIISPTHGSWIYLGEMITNIPFEPDTPVTEGCGECTKCIDACPTNALVGPGQLNAQRCISFLTQTKGVLSDEFMTKIGNRLYGCDTCQIVCPENRGKNWTQHPEIQPDPEIVKPLLIPLLSMSNKEYKAKYGENSSSWRGKKPIQRNAIIALGNFKDVTAVPHLHALMKEDPRPELRVTAAWALGKIGGQASMDVLEDMLYREADHDVIAAIQEARIKLGMHTTPLLYTEMDSPIGPLTLVRSMQGLCRIEFGAFEEQETSIQAWASRWYAEPELVRNHAAMKEIVMQLQQFFAGERKSFDLPLDMQGTPFQLQVWQALTEVPYGETWSYKQIAEWIGQPTAVRAVGGANNKNPVSVIVPCHRVIGMNGKLVGYGGGLDKKQILLALEQQNTDLPFVSP; this is translated from the coding sequence GTGACGGATTCCAGCAACACCGATGTGCCGGGCAGCGCGCAGCGCTGGGCACAGCTCAAGTCAGACATCCAAGAAGCAGCCACCTCCCTCGGCATCGACAGCATCGGTTTTGCATCGGCGGATCCGTTCACGACCTTAAAGGATCGACTGATTGCCCATCGCGCCAAAGGACATGAATCGGGCTTTGAGGAGAAAGATTTGGACAAGCGTACGACGCCGTCCTTATTGTTCGACCGGCCCAAGTCGATTATCGCGATTGCTGTGGCCTATCCTTCGAAGTTGGTGGACCCGCCGAAGTCGGAGCCTGGCGCCTATCGAGGGATATTGGCGCGCTCGTCCTGGGGACGGGATTACCACCATGTCCTTCGGGACCGCTTGAAGCGCCTTGAGACCTTCATCGCCGAGCGCGTACCGGAAGCCCGAATGGAGAGCATGGTCGATACGGGAGCACTCTCCGACCGGGCCGTCGCGGAACGGGCCGGCATTGGCTGGAGCGCGAAGAACTGCTCGATTATTTCGCCCACGCATGGATCGTGGATCTATCTCGGCGAGATGATTACGAACATCCCGTTCGAGCCGGATACGCCGGTGACGGAAGGGTGCGGGGAATGCACCAAATGCATTGACGCTTGCCCGACGAACGCGCTCGTCGGACCAGGACAGTTGAACGCGCAGCGGTGCATCTCTTTTCTTACGCAGACCAAGGGTGTGCTTAGCGACGAGTTTATGACCAAGATCGGGAATCGTCTCTATGGCTGCGATACTTGTCAGATCGTCTGTCCCGAGAATCGGGGCAAGAACTGGACGCAGCATCCGGAGATTCAGCCAGACCCCGAGATTGTGAAGCCGTTGCTCATTCCGTTGCTCTCGATGAGCAACAAGGAGTATAAGGCGAAGTACGGCGAGAATTCTTCCTCTTGGCGAGGGAAGAAGCCGATTCAGCGGAATGCGATCATCGCACTCGGGAATTTCAAGGATGTGACAGCCGTTCCGCATTTGCATGCGTTAATGAAGGAAGATCCGAGACCGGAGCTCCGCGTGACGGCAGCTTGGGCACTTGGGAAGATCGGAGGACAAGCATCGATGGACGTATTAGAAGATATGCTGTACCGCGAAGCGGACCACGATGTGATTGCAGCGATTCAGGAAGCGAGAATTAAGCTTGGGATGCATACGACCCCATTACTGTATACGGAGATGGATTCGCCGATCGGTCCGCTCACGTTAGTTCGTTCGATGCAAGGACTGTGCCGCATCGAGTTCGGCGCATTTGAAGAGCAAGAAACGTCCATTCAGGCCTGGGCGAGTCGGTGGTATGCAGAGCCGGAGCTTGTTCGCAATCATGCTGCGATGAAGGAGATCGTGATGCAGCTTCAACAATTTTTTGCAGGGGAGCGTAAGTCGTTCGATCTCCCGCTCGATATGCAGGGAACACCGTTCCAACTGCAAGTGTGGCAGGCCTTAACCGAGGTGCCTTATGGTGAGACGTGGTCCTACAAGCAGATTGCTGAGTGGATCGGCCAGCCGACAGCCGTTCGAGCGGTGGGCGGCGCGAATAATAAGAACCCGGTATCGGTCATTGTGCCTTGCCACAGGGTGATTGGCATGAATGGCAAACTGGTCGGGTACGGCGGCGGATTGGACAAGAAGCAGATCCTGCTCGCGCTGGAGCAGCAGAATACAGATTTACCGTTTGTCAGTCCATAG
- a CDS encoding Na+/H+ antiporter NhaC family protein: MIRPLQLGIMISLTIAGLLLAYFYHIPLAFGFLLGLGSLIFFTTRAGTSWSTLGRSIKSGILHTKEVVWILLLGSLIIPAWTESGTIPYLIEQGLQLIDPTYLVTLSFLFCAVISMILGTSTGTLSAIGIPLIGMGAVLHIPLPLLAGALVSGVFVGDRTSPFSSAHQLLASSTGTTVRKQYPKLMPTTIAAVLCALVFYGISDLRGNWNAQHMTMPTTNFSAHFELSPWLLIPVIVLLGANAFRLKTKYAFLLSIAASIIIGTWLQQISLTEWLHTLWRGYQFEELPSLHTKGMLQMLDLVLLIALAGAYNGILEETGTLQPYMEKILGTSSSMAAGTVRAGLFGIILSLLSCTQTLPIMMTGRNLLPLWERRFAREHLSRVIADTALVAAAMVPWNLLAVLCGTIIGIPIASYVPYAIFLWSLPFLTVITSMVIDLTQKKRISATRQNENELSQ, translated from the coding sequence ATGATCCGTCCGCTTCAGCTGGGCATCATGATTAGCTTGACTATTGCCGGGCTATTGCTCGCCTATTTCTACCATATACCGCTCGCATTCGGCTTCTTGCTCGGCCTCGGATCACTCATTTTCTTTACGACCCGGGCCGGCACATCTTGGAGCACGCTCGGACGGAGCATTAAGTCGGGCATCCTGCATACCAAAGAGGTCGTCTGGATTCTCCTCTTGGGCAGCCTGATCATTCCGGCATGGACGGAGAGCGGTACCATCCCGTACCTGATTGAGCAGGGGCTGCAGCTGATCGACCCCACGTACCTGGTCACGCTCTCCTTCCTCTTCTGTGCCGTCATCTCCATGATTCTTGGCACCTCGACCGGCACCTTGAGCGCGATTGGTATTCCTCTCATCGGGATGGGGGCAGTGCTGCACATTCCGCTCCCGCTGCTTGCCGGGGCGCTCGTCTCCGGCGTCTTCGTCGGAGATCGAACCTCGCCGTTCTCCAGCGCGCATCAACTGCTCGCGAGTTCAACCGGCACGACGGTACGCAAGCAATATCCGAAGCTGATGCCAACGACGATCGCCGCCGTACTCTGCGCGCTCGTCTTCTATGGCATCTCGGATTTGCGCGGGAACTGGAATGCTCAGCATATGACGATGCCTACGACGAATTTCAGCGCCCATTTTGAATTGTCGCCTTGGCTCTTGATCCCTGTGATCGTCCTACTGGGTGCGAATGCATTCCGTCTTAAGACGAAGTACGCGTTCCTCTTGTCCATCGCCGCAAGTATCATCATCGGCACCTGGCTGCAGCAGATCTCGCTCACAGAATGGCTTCATACGCTATGGCGCGGGTATCAATTCGAGGAACTCCCTTCTCTCCATACCAAAGGGATGCTACAGATGCTCGATCTAGTCCTGCTCATCGCACTCGCAGGGGCTTACAACGGCATTCTGGAAGAGACGGGAACACTGCAGCCTTATATGGAGAAAATCCTTGGCACGTCTTCATCCATGGCCGCAGGCACTGTCCGAGCCGGATTGTTCGGCATCATCTTGAGCCTGCTCTCCTGTACACAGACATTGCCGATCATGATGACCGGGCGGAATCTCCTCCCGCTCTGGGAGCGGCGTTTCGCGCGCGAGCATCTGTCCCGCGTCATCGCGGATACGGCTCTAGTCGCAGCCGCGATGGTCCCTTGGAATCTGCTCGCCGTGTTGTGCGGGACGATTATCGGCATTCCGATCGCATCCTATGTTCCCTATGCGATTTTCCTATGGAGCCTACCGTTCCTGACCGTCATCACATCGATGGTCATCGACCTCACGCAGAAGAAGCGGATTTCCGCGACACGCCAGAACGAGAACGAGCTATCCCAATAA
- the acpS gene encoding holo-ACP synthase — protein sequence MIVGMGHDILEIERIADMRERSSWDRFLHKVLTDAERNLASDRGGRIVEFVAGRFAAKEAVVKALGCGIGEKVGFTDIEILPDDHGKPGCTLSMEAWKRLVMDKQEYTIHVSITHQRSLASAMAIVEYREDTQAYA from the coding sequence ATGATCGTTGGAATGGGTCACGATATTCTGGAAATTGAACGGATTGCGGACATGCGTGAGCGGTCCTCATGGGATCGTTTCTTGCATAAAGTGCTTACGGATGCGGAGCGTAATCTGGCATCAGATCGCGGAGGACGGATCGTTGAGTTCGTGGCAGGCCGGTTCGCGGCGAAGGAAGCCGTCGTCAAAGCGCTTGGCTGCGGGATTGGGGAGAAAGTCGGGTTTACGGATATCGAGATTTTACCGGATGACCATGGGAAGCCGGGCTGTACCCTATCGATGGAGGCATGGAAGAGACTCGTGATGGACAAGCAGGAGTATACGATCCATGTTAGCATTACCCATCAACGGTCGTTAGCCTCAGCCATGGCGATTGTTGAGTATCGGGAGGACACCCAAGCATACGCTTGA
- the lepB gene encoding signal peptidase I: MDNSLPTGNEPPKEQAEMKSRWKLMVRDWFNALIIAAVLVVLLQTYVFNLSKVKGESMQPTLHDQDRLFVDKIVYAFANPKRGEVVILEDPSPDVGRQFLVKRIVAVPGDEVEIRERKLLVNGVEQSERYTDIWIEDDKPVHVFLEKDEYFVLGDNRHHEKSKDSRRFGPVKRDTIIGRADFILWPPHNFRWL; encoded by the coding sequence ATGGATAACTCGTTACCGACGGGAAATGAGCCGCCAAAAGAGCAGGCCGAGATGAAGAGCAGATGGAAGCTGATGGTCAGGGATTGGTTCAATGCCTTGATCATCGCGGCTGTGCTCGTGGTGCTGCTGCAGACGTATGTATTCAATTTGTCGAAGGTGAAAGGGGAATCGATGCAGCCCACGCTTCATGATCAGGATCGGTTATTCGTTGATAAAATTGTATACGCCTTCGCGAATCCGAAGCGCGGGGAAGTCGTCATTCTAGAAGATCCTTCACCGGATGTGGGCAGGCAGTTCCTCGTGAAGCGCATCGTTGCGGTCCCTGGGGATGAGGTGGAAATCCGTGAACGCAAGCTGCTCGTGAACGGCGTTGAACAATCGGAGCGCTATACGGATATTTGGATAGAAGATGATAAACCCGTGCATGTGTTTCTAGAGAAGGACGAATATTTCGTGTTGGGGGATAACCGGCATCATGAGAAGAGCAAGGATAGCCGGCGGTTCGGGCCCGTGAAGCGGGATACGATTATTGGGAGGGCGGACTTTATCCTATGGCCCCCCCACAACTTCCGATGGCTTTAG
- a CDS encoding GNAT family N-acetyltransferase, protein MQVRSFQLSDYMRVTQLFEESLSDSCYEQTMEAFARQLSWDSDLVLIYQEDDVIKGAIIGTIDNNQGCYYRLAVHPAYRGQGVGKSLITSMQQRFQGRNVSKICIAGDEHNEPILPLFASMGFDATNVLQAFQKLRIVTG, encoded by the coding sequence ATGCAAGTTCGTTCCTTTCAGTTGTCGGATTATATGCGTGTGACTCAGCTATTCGAAGAGTCATTGTCGGATTCATGTTACGAGCAGACGATGGAGGCTTTTGCAAGGCAGTTATCTTGGGATAGCGATCTTGTACTGATCTATCAAGAAGACGATGTAATCAAGGGCGCCATTATTGGAACGATTGATAACAATCAAGGCTGTTACTACCGATTGGCCGTTCATCCGGCTTATCGTGGACAAGGTGTCGGCAAATCGCTGATTACTTCGATGCAGCAACGATTCCAGGGACGCAACGTGTCTAAAATTTGCATCGCGGGCGACGAGCATAATGAACCGATTTTACCGCTGTTCGCATCGATGGGGTTTGACGCAACGAATGTTCTTCAAGCATTTCAGAAACTTCGTATTGTAACGGGTTAA
- a CDS encoding MDR family MFS transporter, whose amino-acid sequence MDFSKQKRGLIILAMALGLLMSSLDNTIVSASIAKILDDFGGFSQLSWVFTAYMLATTSTMLVLGKMSDLFGRKRFYLIGIGLFILGSALCGVAQSMDQLIWFRAIQGIGAGAIFPISFTIIFTIFKDPKDGAKLSGIMAGIFGLSSVAGPQLGTFITEHWGWRWCFYVNLPIGIASFLVLLFALKETRSERKPKVDYVGTILLVMTCLSVMLAMEWGGKDYAWSSWQILGLFAVGLIGLISFIQVEKRAEEPVLPLEIFRNRVVLGTSILSFCQGVMMFGAITYLPIFSVAVLNHTNTNSVLTPMMASMICGTIVSGMLMMKFKYRTLMTISMLFGVATSILLIMASRQIGDLEMILIMILLGFGAIGPMMSIGQNAMASSVDPRYMGVSSSIVGFWRNIGGVMGASVMAVIVNHQLKGFIEQGAAQNHIPTGQIDKLANPELLMHATDKIPAAIVGFLRDSMGSAINQGFILSLSVAVIGVVVALSIGNSKFQAPNRQGEAGVRAE is encoded by the coding sequence ATGGATTTTTCCAAACAAAAAAGAGGTCTCATTATTCTGGCGATGGCGTTGGGACTGTTAATGTCTTCACTCGACAACACGATCGTATCGGCGAGCATTGCCAAAATTCTCGATGATTTCGGCGGCTTCAGCCAGCTGTCCTGGGTATTTACGGCGTATATGTTAGCGACGACGAGCACGATGTTAGTCCTTGGGAAGATGTCGGACCTATTCGGACGGAAGCGGTTCTATCTCATTGGGATCGGATTATTTATCTTAGGCTCAGCTTTATGCGGTGTTGCACAGAGTATGGATCAGTTGATTTGGTTCCGTGCGATTCAAGGGATTGGCGCAGGGGCTATCTTTCCGATTAGCTTTACGATCATATTCACAATTTTTAAGGATCCGAAAGACGGCGCGAAATTAAGCGGCATTATGGCAGGGATCTTCGGTCTTTCCTCTGTTGCCGGACCCCAGCTAGGCACATTCATCACGGAGCATTGGGGCTGGCGGTGGTGTTTCTACGTGAATTTGCCGATCGGGATTGCTTCGTTCCTCGTCTTATTGTTCGCGCTGAAGGAGACGCGTTCTGAACGTAAGCCGAAAGTCGATTATGTCGGGACGATACTGCTCGTCATGACGTGTCTGTCGGTTATGCTCGCGATGGAATGGGGCGGCAAGGACTATGCATGGAGCTCGTGGCAAATCCTCGGCTTGTTCGCTGTCGGGCTGATTGGGTTAATCTCGTTCATCCAAGTGGAGAAGCGTGCGGAGGAACCCGTCCTTCCGCTTGAAATTTTCCGTAATCGGGTCGTGCTCGGTACGAGTATCCTCAGCTTTTGCCAAGGGGTCATGATGTTCGGAGCGATAACCTATCTGCCGATCTTCTCTGTGGCCGTGCTCAATCATACGAATACGAACAGCGTCTTAACACCGATGATGGCTTCGATGATCTGTGGGACGATCGTAAGCGGGATGCTCATGATGAAGTTCAAGTATCGGACATTAATGACGATATCCATGTTATTCGGGGTTGCGACATCGATCCTGCTGATTATGGCTTCACGTCAGATTGGTGATTTGGAGATGATCCTCATTATGATACTGCTCGGGTTCGGGGCGATTGGCCCTATGATGAGCATTGGGCAGAATGCGATGGCGAGCAGTGTCGATCCGCGTTATATGGGTGTCAGCTCATCCATCGTCGGCTTCTGGCGTAATATCGGAGGTGTCATGGGCGCATCAGTGATGGCCGTGATCGTCAACCATCAGCTCAAAGGATTCATTGAGCAAGGCGCAGCCCAGAATCATATTCCAACGGGGCAGATTGATAAGCTGGCGAATCCAGAACTATTAATGCATGCGACCGATAAAATTCCAGCGGCCATTGTCGGATTCTTGCGCGATTCGATGGGATCTGCGATCAATCAAGGTTTTATTCTCAGCTTAAGTGTGGCGGTGATTGGTGTGGTGGTTGCACTGAGTATCGGCAACAGTAAGTTCCAAGCGCCGAATCGGCAGGGCGAGGCAGGTGTGCGTGCGGAGTAA
- a CDS encoding YneF family protein: MNVVIPIVTLIVGLILGFIIGVFYLRRQLTKMQSDPQMLQKMAKQMGYNLNNKQMQQAQQMMKGQQGKGGRKFK, from the coding sequence ATGAATGTTGTTATTCCAATTGTGACACTAATCGTGGGGCTGATTCTTGGGTTTATTATCGGCGTATTCTACTTGCGCAGACAATTGACGAAGATGCAGAGCGACCCGCAAATGCTTCAGAAGATGGCGAAGCAAATGGGCTATAACTTGAATAACAAGCAAATGCAGCAAGCGCAGCAAATGATGAAGGGTCAGCAAGGCAAAGGCGGACGTAAATTTAAGTAA
- a CDS encoding superoxide dismutase — MAHQLPALPYANNALEPHIDETTMMIHHDRHHNTYVTNLNAALESAPELQSKSVEDLIADLNSVPEAIRTAVRNNGGGHANHSLFWETIAPNAGGAPTGALADAINNELGGFDKFKEDFAKAATTRFGSGWAFLALSKEGNLKVYSLPNQDSPIMDGETPLLGLDVWEHAYYLKYQNKRPDYIAAFWNVVNWEEVGKRYEAAKK, encoded by the coding sequence ATGGCACATCAATTACCAGCACTACCTTATGCAAACAATGCTCTTGAGCCACACATCGACGAGACAACAATGATGATCCACCACGATCGTCACCATAACACGTATGTAACGAACTTGAACGCAGCACTGGAGTCCGCTCCTGAGCTTCAAAGCAAAAGCGTTGAAGATCTGATTGCAGACCTTAACAGCGTTCCTGAAGCAATCCGTACGGCTGTTCGCAACAACGGCGGCGGTCATGCGAACCACTCCTTGTTCTGGGAGACAATCGCACCAAACGCTGGCGGCGCTCCAACTGGCGCACTTGCTGATGCAATCAATAACGAGCTTGGCGGCTTCGACAAGTTCAAAGAAGATTTCGCAAAAGCAGCAACAACTCGTTTCGGCAGCGGCTGGGCATTCCTTGCCCTATCCAAAGAAGGCAACTTGAAAGTATACAGCTTGCCGAACCAAGACAGCCCGATCATGGACGGCGAAACTCCGCTTCTTGGTCTTGATGTATGGGAGCATGCTTACTACTTGAAATACCAAAACAAACGTCCTGACTACATCGCAGCATTCTGGAACGTTGTGAACTGGGAAGAAGTTGGCAAACGTTACGAAGCAGCGAAAAAATAA
- a CDS encoding DUF402 domain-containing protein — protein MNNLTYTPTLIKSFKHNGHLHRQWLQNWLVPQEVLDPEHQREGMVVLINCQTPIMEADGKQWMSKVPAVSFFIPGAWYNIVALIEETGVRYYCNIASPPYLAEDVVTYIDYDLDVVLYASGHIDIVDRDEYERHKASYHYPEIVDQKVAMGLSQLLDRIQNKKAPFQDGLVVSYYNAWRQHFAKE, from the coding sequence ATGAACAATTTAACGTACACCCCCACATTGATCAAAAGTTTCAAACATAACGGACATTTACATCGGCAGTGGCTTCAGAATTGGCTTGTACCCCAAGAGGTTCTTGATCCTGAACACCAGCGTGAAGGCATGGTGGTACTCATCAATTGTCAGACGCCTATTATGGAAGCCGACGGTAAACAGTGGATGAGCAAAGTTCCCGCGGTTTCTTTTTTTATCCCGGGCGCGTGGTATAACATTGTCGCCTTAATTGAAGAGACGGGTGTGCGCTATTATTGCAATATCGCATCGCCGCCTTATTTGGCTGAAGATGTCGTGACGTATATCGATTACGATTTGGATGTTGTACTTTACGCAAGCGGGCATATAGATATTGTAGACCGTGATGAATATGAGCGACATAAGGCAAGTTATCACTACCCTGAGATTGTGGATCAGAAAGTGGCCATGGGCCTTTCACAGCTGCTCGACCGCATCCAGAATAAGAAGGCTCCTTTTCAAGATGGTCTCGTAGTGTCGTATTACAATGCATGGAGACAACATTTCGCCAAGGAGTAA
- the mutY gene encoding A/G-specific adenine glycosylase, giving the protein MQSSIEAKHYFSRELLAWYSLYKRDLPWRRHRNPYYIWVSEIMLQQTRVDTVIPYFHRFIDRFPTIEALADAPEEDVLKSWEGLGYYSRARNLQSAAREVKEQYGGIVPDTKKDISGLKGVGPYTAGAVLSIAYNQPEPAVDGNVMRVLSRYFLIEEDIMKGSTRAFMEGLVIELIPEGEASNFNQALMELGALVCTPKSPQCLTCPVMAHCAGRIAGMEESLPVKTKAKPPRPEYRSVAIIEGAGEHAGQVIVRQRPAEGLLARMWELPHVLAPQQAALGCADDPVQMDMLRGAMHEEGIAMVPDDFVMEADHIFSHIHWHLRVYRCTSTLPDLFTLPTTYRYIEEKDMDELAFPNVFIRILRAYFKEQSVLRQ; this is encoded by the coding sequence ATGCAATCATCCATAGAAGCCAAACATTATTTTAGCCGCGAGCTGCTCGCATGGTATAGCTTGTACAAAAGAGATCTGCCATGGCGCCGCCATCGCAACCCTTATTATATTTGGGTCTCCGAGATTATGCTCCAGCAGACCCGCGTCGATACCGTTATCCCTTATTTCCATCGGTTCATCGATCGGTTCCCGACGATTGAAGCGTTGGCCGATGCCCCGGAAGAAGACGTCTTGAAGAGCTGGGAAGGGCTCGGCTATTATTCTCGGGCGCGTAATCTGCAATCTGCCGCGCGTGAAGTGAAGGAGCAGTATGGGGGAATCGTCCCTGACACGAAGAAAGACATCTCCGGACTGAAAGGTGTAGGTCCCTATACCGCGGGAGCTGTGCTTAGCATCGCCTACAATCAACCTGAACCAGCGGTCGATGGCAACGTGATGCGGGTGTTGTCGCGTTATTTCCTTATTGAAGAGGATATTATGAAAGGGAGTACACGCGCCTTCATGGAAGGGCTGGTCATCGAGCTGATCCCGGAAGGGGAGGCGTCGAATTTCAACCAAGCCTTGATGGAGTTAGGGGCGCTTGTCTGTACGCCGAAGTCGCCGCAATGTCTCACATGTCCGGTCATGGCGCATTGCGCAGGACGCATTGCCGGTATGGAGGAATCGCTGCCGGTGAAGACGAAGGCGAAGCCTCCGCGTCCGGAGTATCGTTCCGTTGCGATCATCGAAGGAGCGGGTGAGCATGCAGGCCAAGTGATCGTCCGACAGCGCCCTGCGGAAGGACTGCTCGCGCGGATGTGGGAGCTGCCGCATGTGCTCGCGCCGCAGCAAGCTGCCCTCGGATGTGCTGATGATCCGGTGCAGATGGACATGCTGCGCGGCGCGATGCATGAGGAAGGAATCGCTATGGTACCGGATGACTTCGTCATGGAGGCGGACCATATCTTCAGCCATATCCATTGGCATTTGCGTGTATACCGCTGTACATCGACGTTGCCGGATTTATTCACGCTGCCAACAACCTATCGATATATCGAAGAGAAAGATATGGACGAGTTAGCCTTTCCGAACGTGTTCATTCGCATATTACGCGCTTACTTCAAGGAGCAATCCGTCTTGCGCCAATAA